From the Brienomyrus brachyistius isolate T26 chromosome 23, BBRACH_0.4, whole genome shotgun sequence genome, the window ATacgtaatactcgtattgcaagacctcggtcgtttatcaagttaaaatttattacaaatttttggtcgtcttgcaaaacactcacaaaccaaattactcgcaatccaaggttttactgtacagTGATATCCATGCGCAAGTTAATTCCGGCAGTGCATTTACAGTCTGCTGGACCAAAAATGATCGTTGCTGTCAAATCTTATTCATAAATGTAGCAAGCAATACCACCAAATAACTAGAAAAATACCATTTGGATGAAGGGCAGCGCAGGGTTTTTGTGATTTACTGTCACAAAAAAATGTTGTATTATCAAAATGAAcgcatacaaaactgtaccaggAAAAAAGCGCATGCCGGAATTATTAGCTAAATGGGAAAACTGCTGCCAGACAAAAGGAGAATGACGTTGTGTTAAAGACATCCACAGGACAAGCGCATCAACACCAGGAAAGTCAAGTGTGAAGCTAGCTAGGCACCAAGCAGCACCGCAATTCAAAGTACCTAGCTAGCTAATTAGCCAAAAATCCATTAACGGGCTAGCTGTCACAGCCCACCTCGGAACGGTTCTAAAGCACTGCAAAAAGAAAGTGCACGGAAGGTTGCTGAAGCAAACAGGCGCAACAGTAAGGTAAAACGTGTGCGCGCTTTTTATTCATTATAGCCCCTACCTCGCCAGAGCGCTCATCCGCCGACATGATCTCTCGAGCCTCAGTGGGATAATCGGCTGTTACAGGCATGACGTATGTGCGTCGACGTTCTTTCCGCGCCCCTCATGACGCTGATTGGCTGCGGCTTCTAGAGCATGAGTATGACGTCAAGCACCCATTCCTACCACATGATGATGGGTGTccattaaaataatacatatacTATAATAAGTATTACCGAAAGTGTTGCAAATAAGTACCTATCGGAGATAAATATTTTTTCGTACTGTAAAATTAGCCCTTTTCTGGTGTAATTGTTGTAACGATGAGCCTATTTTAAGCATCGGTAAATGTCACGGTATATAACACCTACGGCTGTGTGTTGAATCAAGTTTTCTGTGAGCCAATTGAATGTAACAGAAACAAGAGGCTATTGTGTCGTTGAGGAGTAAAGGCATTATCCTTCTAAAAGTATTCATGCAATGCCGGATGAACTTGGAACGTTTCCCGTGAAGCGCAGTGTACATCCTGGATGCCAATTCATACAGGCTAGGGGCAAGTTGCTCAAACCACAGCTCTTTGGTTTAAGAAGGCGGAATCTACAAACTCTTTACAGTGGTGGAGCATGTTAGGGCTTGGAAGTGAACCCATAGATTtccataaaaatatttttatttttctccatAGTGCACACAGAACGCTTATGTATATTCTAAATATTCTAAAGCAGATATTGTATATTTTACCTAACGGTGAAAGAATAGCATGCAACATCATGAGCCTTATTCACAACATGCGCATTGAATGAAAAGTATCTCAAAGTATTAGGATTTCAAAAACGTCATTGTATACGATCCCCTATAATTTATTTCGCCGTGTTGAACAAGCAGGGCGTGTGTATTAGCTGAGTACGGAGCGAACAGGGAAAGTTGCTGATCTCGGCCGAGCGTGGCCGTGAATGCGGGCGCCTTCCCCTTTAAGATGTGACCAGCTAGCGCAGTTCGCGGAGGAAGTATCCGTACAAACCAGCGAAAACTGGACCGAAGGAGAACATAAATAAAGCCTTTCGGTACCCACGTTTACTCACAACGATGCGTGCATATTCCAATTAGCCGTTTTTGGGGAAGCCACTTTTAATAAAACTCGATTAATCGGAAAGGGGGATACTAATGGCTAGCCTGTGCTAGCCACCGACTCACGAAAAGTAACATTTGCCCCTCCGTGTGTAGCGTGTATCCGGTCAGCACTAAAACTGTTCGCCGAGTAAAGATTGTGAGTATTATGCACAATAACTGTTACTGATGTTTAGCTGCTTTATGATATAGCAGGATAAACTTAGGTCGGTAGATACAAGCGGTGGGATTGCATTTGTCGGCCGGGTCTCCAGATCGGTAGCTATTTCCCCTGTGGAGGCGTACAATATCGAAGAATAAAACGTCGTCGAGACAACACAGATTTGTGAAGGTAGGTAGGAATCCGCCCAGAAGTACAGTAACTAATTATCTTCCGTGTTGACATGCGTGCAGTTTGGCAATGGTCTGACCGGAGCTGCCCGTTTTCCAGCAGCCAACATTTAATAATGCAGATACCGTGACCGTCTTTGTGTCTGAAGACGTGACGACCGGGGCCACCTGTACAATTCAGATTAAAACATTTTGCGCTTTTCTCCGTCGTTTTTTAGCTCGCTGCAATCTGACCCAAAGTGATGAATGCTGAAATTGTAATGAATTTGATCCAAAGTGACGAATGATGAATTTCTGCTCTATGAGTAATAGATAAATGTTACTCTAAAACTTTTACAATGCAAGATACAGTCAGTCTTATAATAAACCTGACGCTGTAATTTTTGTCGTTTTGGTCAAGAACAGCTCCCACTCTTGCAGTACTGATGTCAACAACCAGAAAGTCACGAGTTCTGGGATACCTACAATGAAATGTAGTAAATTTACGGACAATGCTTATAATAACATCTATATTGACTGAGTGCTGTTTTCGTTATttgtattaaaataaatttccCATACGGTTAAAGTAATGACGGCAATAATTAGAGCAGAACTTGAATAATCCCTTTTCCCTTGCAGCTGCAAAGTAGCATGGAATTGCTGTGTTTTCGGTTACCCGGGCACGGCGATGCCACCCTGCAAAATATGAACTCCCTGCGCACGCGACAGCATTTCTGTGACATCACCATAGTGGCGAGCGACCAGCAGACGTTCAGGGGTCACAAAGTAGTGCTGGCTGCGTGCTCCCCCTTTCTGAGGGACCAGTTTTTGCTGAACCCTTCATCTGAATTGCAGGTACATCAAGGGACATACGGACGCCGTCATGACAAAACGAGCAACTGAAAACCTTCAATGTTAGCAGAAATGATTTGAAATATTGTGTAAATTCCAGAATGATAGCTTGTAAACAATAATATGCAACTGTGTCGTGTGTGTTATTTATGTTAATGAAAATATTGAACTATGTAAGATATATTAATTGTTCATACACAGATTTAATGGATAAATTAGATCTATAAGAGAACTAACAGTGGACCATTTAAACAACAAGACTATTGCATGCAGCACATTACTCGACATTTATGACCCAGTTTAAAAATATTGATATCTGGATTGATTGGAGTTGCTCAGTAAAACTTTTTAGTATCAGGTCCCTGGTTATGTGTTTGCTGTCATGATGCTTCTCGTCCACCAGGTGTCAGTGCTGCACAGTGCCAGCGTAGTGTGTCAGCTGCTTCAGTCATGCTATACCGGTATACTGCAGTTCAGCACCAAAGAAATCGTCAACTACTTAACAGCTGCAAGCTACCTGCAGATGGAGAACGTGGTAGAGAAGTGCCGAGGAGCCCTGAGCCAGTATCTGCAGCCCAGGACCCCCAGTCCTTCTGGGGTTAGTCAAGTTTCATGCTGTGTCCTGTACCAGTTTTTGCTGACACACGTACAGAACATATCTGGTTTAAGCATAGCTGGGCCAAACACTGGTGTACTTCATGATATATCTATAGTCATCTAAATTATGTACTAGTTATTAAGTGCCTGAGAACTTTTTTGTTCACTTTTATTAATTTTTGTTTACTACTAGTATACCCATATTTATTTCTATTTCTCAGACCATAAAACTAGAGGAGAATCAGGCTTTGCCAGATTTCGAAAGTGGCCGACATTCTATGCGCTCCAGATCGCCACCCGCTGGCCAGTCGGGGTCAATGCAGCTTTCTAGCCGCAGAAGCTCCCAGGCCTGTGCTGACGCACACATTCAGACCGGCTCGTGCAAGGATGACACACTTGATGAGAGTGTTTCTGTGCTCAAGGTagatctatgtgtgtgtgtttgcacacaTTTGTTTTGGCTTGGTCTGTCATATTAAGCATAGCTTGTGAATttgcatataaaaataaaccaaaaaCATCCTTACATTCTCCAGTGTTGTACAGAATAGATATTGTGGTATTTTGTCAGATTTTAAATAATGTAGATCAGGAtatagatacatacatacaaacatacatacatacggcATTGATCCAGTAGGTTACACATACAAAAGACCacaatgcaaaataataataaaaagaagaATAGACAATTATAAGACTAACAATAGTAACAGTAATTAAggacaataataatgatgaaagtgcaatgtgcaaggtGATGTGCAAGAAAGATAAATTGTTGCATGCTGTAAATAGTATAATACAATAATACTATAAATACTATAATTCTTCATTGTATTAAGCTAGTGCTAGTGAATCTTCAGTAGTAAATGGAGTTTAAATAGTTTGTCGTTTTTTAAGCGTCTTGCAAACATAAAATCTTCCTCTCTACTTTGTCCCACTGCAGGTAAAACCATCGGGTCCCACAGAGGAGTTTCATGAagaggaggaaagggaggactATGAAGTATTTCAGGTCTGCATAGAGGAGGACGAAGAGGGAGATGAGGAGAAGCGCAGGGAGGAAGACGATGACGGCGTAGTGTCGCTGGACAACCATTTCCAAGAAACGGTTAGAGGGAAAACTGGTGATGAGGGTGAAGAGGAGATAGCAGAACATGTGGTTGGAAGAATGGAAAGAGAGGGGTACAGAATTTGGAGGAGAAGGCATGGGGAACAGAGGGGTGGTAGGGCAAGAGGGCTTCGCCACAAAAGGCGCAACACCAGCCGCGAAATGGGCTTTTCAGGACCGCATTACCCCGACAACTGGCATATACCAACACCGGATGAGATAATGGGCAGCTTT encodes:
- the LOC125719403 gene encoding zinc finger and BTB domain-containing protein 12-like isoform X2, with translation MELLCFRLPGHGDATLQNMNSLRTRQHFCDITIVASDQQTFRGHKVVLAACSPFLRDQFLLNPSSELQVSVLHSASVVCQLLQSCYTGILQFSTKEIVNYLTAASYLQMENVVEKCRGALSQYLQPRTPSPSGVKPSGPTEEFHEEEEREDYEVFQVCIEEDEEGDEEKRREEDDDGVVSLDNHFQETVRGKTGDEGEEEIAEHVVGRMEREGYRIWRRRHGEQRGGRARGLRHKRRNTSREMGFSGPHYPDNWHIPTPDEIMGSFGLVHSDFNQGGIKSASVGYISSCDLGQSGTEQLTQVPYGISDVQGESVVEEQGLGDSPAHFRLEESGRGQAMGLTSAREESESVAVVGSTSSSGGPISCDPCGLTFPSAESLTLHARSVHPLFVCPRCGKQFNHASNLNRHMAIHRGTKSHRCHLCHKTFTQKSTLCDHMNLHSGERPHRCSYCHVRFAHKPALRRHLKEQHGKTTAQNCMEAQRERDRERDEGGV
- the LOC125719403 gene encoding zinc finger and BTB domain-containing protein 12-like isoform X1; translated protein: MELLCFRLPGHGDATLQNMNSLRTRQHFCDITIVASDQQTFRGHKVVLAACSPFLRDQFLLNPSSELQVSVLHSASVVCQLLQSCYTGILQFSTKEIVNYLTAASYLQMENVVEKCRGALSQYLQPRTPSPSGTIKLEENQALPDFESGRHSMRSRSPPAGQSGSMQLSSRRSSQACADAHIQTGSCKDDTLDESVSVLKVKPSGPTEEFHEEEEREDYEVFQVCIEEDEEGDEEKRREEDDDGVVSLDNHFQETVRGKTGDEGEEEIAEHVVGRMEREGYRIWRRRHGEQRGGRARGLRHKRRNTSREMGFSGPHYPDNWHIPTPDEIMGSFGLVHSDFNQGGIKSASVGYISSCDLGQSGTEQLTQVPYGISDVQGESVVEEQGLGDSPAHFRLEESGRGQAMGLTSAREESESVAVVGSTSSSGGPISCDPCGLTFPSAESLTLHARSVHPLFVCPRCGKQFNHASNLNRHMAIHRGTKSHRCHLCHKTFTQKSTLCDHMNLHSGERPHRCSYCHVRFAHKPALRRHLKEQHGKTTAQNCMEAQRERDRERDEGGV